The Roseovarius sp. EL26 genome contains the following window.
GAACTATATCGCGGCGCTGAATATGTCGTCGACTTCCTGCCCAAGGTCAAAATTGACGTTGTGCTGGACGATGATCAGGTCGACGCCGCAATCGAGGCCATTGTAGATGCCGCCAAAACCGACAAGATCGGTGATGGCAAAATCTTCGTTAGCCCAGTAGAACAAGCTATCCGCATCCGCACCGGTGAAACCGGTTCAGACGCACTTTAAACCCTTTCGCAATTTTCCCAGCAAAAAAAGGAAATCGGGAATGAGCATCTCAGACGTTCTCAACCAAATCCGCGAAGACGACATCGAATATGTCGACATCCGCTTCACTGACCCGCGCGGCAAACTACAGCACGTCACTATCATCGCCGATCTGGTTGATGAAGATTTCCTCGAAGAGGGCTTCATGTTTGACGGCTCCTCCATCGCGGGTTGGAAATCGATCGAGGCCTCGGACATGAAGCTCATGCCCGACACCACAAGCGCCTATGTTGATCCGTTTTACGCGGAAAAAACCCTGTGCATCCATTGCTCGGTTGTTGAGCCTGACACTGGCGAAGCTTACCCACGCGACCCACGTGGCACGGCCCAAAAGGCTGAGGCTTACCTGAAATCAACAGGTATCGGCGATGTGGCATACATGGGCCCAGAGGCTGAGTTCTTTCTGTTTGACGATGTGCGTTTCTCTAACAGTATCAACAAAGTATCCTACGAGGTTGATGCATCAGACGCATCCTGGAACACAGACACCGAATATGAGATGGGCAACATGGGCCATCGCCCTGGCCTCAAAGGTGGTTACTTCCCGGTTA
Protein-coding sequences here:
- a CDS encoding P-II family nitrogen regulator, which encodes MKKIEAIIKPFKLDEVKEALQDIGVQGLSVIEVKGFGRQKGHTELYRGAEYVVDFLPKVKIDVVLDDDQVDAAIEAIVDAAKTDKIGDGKIFVSPVEQAIRIRTGETGSDAL